The genomic stretch GGTGTCTATTGATCCTGCACTAATGTGAGCCTACATAAGAATCCTGCGATATTCATGTAGCAAAACCATGTAAGCTGCAGAACATGTTTTTGTCATAAGTTACAGCTAGTCAAGAAAATTTAGGCCAACTGGGTTATCAACATTTCTGAATAATCTTTTAGATTCAAGAAGGTTTTTGTTGGCTACTACTAATCTGTTGCATGAGCGGACTGCTGGTCTGACATATTGGGGAGCGGAGCGAGTGATAGTTGGTCGCAGTAGAATTCTCACCCAGTTTTAATCTAATGGGCTGATATCTTTTCATTCTCTTGCAGATTCCGAACCTGGAGGTTTGGTTTCAAAGGCCTAAGGATATTGTTCGTAAACTGCAGTCAGGGGATCTTGACCTTGGTATTGTGGGTTTTGACATAGTCAGTGAATACGGGAAGGTAAATTTCTGAGCAATCCTGTTTCTGTTTGTGTATGCTTTCAGTCTTAGCTGTATTGGATGCTCCTTTTGTCACACAATTTAAGTCCTTTTATTCGAGAATCACCATTTAACAATATTATTCTACATATGAAACTAATAGTGTAACTATTGCACTTTGCACCTTCCGCCTGCAATTAAACAGGGGATGTGCGGTCATTTCTCATTATCTTTATCCTTACACTTAATTGCCTCATTGGTTTGTGCGCACATGGAGGCTGTGAAATCATATATCATGGAGCATGAATTTCTGCCAACTTAGTCACAATATTCTTTATGTGAACTTTTTCTGTTTTTGAAGAATCTGTATCTGGTTTGTGCTTACTTAAAAGTTTATGTATCAGGGCAATGAGGATTTAGTAGTTGTTCATGACGCTCTTGAGTTTGGACATTGTCGTTTATCCCTTGCGGTATGGTGCTATCTAAACGCATTCACCTATTCCTAATTTAAGTTTATATCTGAAGCAGTTAACTTGTGTGACCAGGTACCTAAGGAAGGcatttttgaaaatataaatactCTAGAGGATTTGTTAAATATGCCTGAATGGACAGAAGAAAGGCCACTACGTGTTGTTACAGGATTTGGATATGTATGATCATTCACCCAATCAGTCTAATTCTAGACACCCCAACAGACACATGAACATTGCTTTGCTGATCATTGACTAATGTAATATTGTTGCGCTGCAGCTAGGTGATAAGTTCTTAAGAGAGAAAGGTTTTAAGCATGTTCGCTTTTTATCTGCTGATGGAGCTCTTGAGTCATATCCTCCTGTGAGATTTCTTTCTCTTCATTTGATTTCCTTCTGTTCCGATGCAATCCCCCCGTTCTTCtttttatttgcttcatccATGTACTtatttggaatttggatggCCCAATAGTTAAAGGTTCCCCATTTTTGCTCCACAATGATACTTACATTTAGATCTGTAGAGAATCTAAATGCCAACATTTTGTATTAGCATACTTCAATCATTGCGCTGTCCACAAATTAGGATTTCAAATAGAATTTTGTGTACTACTGTCTGTTGTGcctttttatgtttttttatgtTCTTGCTCTAGTAACTATGATGGCTGGCACGAATTTTGTATGGGTTATATATGACTGATGTAGATAATGGGTGCCTGAACTTTATCTCTTCAGATGGTTCGATTTGTTCATTTACTATTGTAAGGTATACTGGACTGTGCACTAGTGTTTTTCTTTACTAGCTTATGAGTTTTTACGGTAATGTACCAAGAGGCTATGAAGGTTGGTGCATGATTCTAATttgcttctctttttttccctgtGAAGATGGGTATGGCTGATGCTATTGTTGATCTTGTAAGTAGTGGGACTACCTTGCGTGAGAATAATTTGAAGGAAGTTGAAGGTGGCGTAGTTGTTGAAAGCCAGGTGaatcttctctctctctctctctctcacacacacacacacacatgaacatGCCCAGAtgccccccccctccccctcacACACAAGCACATGGGCCCACACTCAGTCACTCACTGTCAAATAGGCAATATTTCCAACTACCAGTTGATGCTTCTTTTGTCAAAGATAAGagttttattcctttttctaaGATACCAAATTCTATGCAGGCCACTCTTGTAGCGAGTAGGAAGTCTCTGCACAAGCGTAAAGGTGTGTTGGAGATTACCCATGAGTTGCTTGAAAGATTAGAGGCTCACCTCAGAGCAACTGCAGAGTTAATGGTAAGTCTTAATATAGCTTATGTATGTATGATTATACTGGGTTGAGCAATCAAATCATTGTACTTTCTATAATTGTATTAGGTCACAGCAAACATGAGGGGCAACAGTGCAGAAGAAGTGGCAGAGAGAGTTCTTAGCCAAACATCAATATGTGGATTGCAGGTAATGATTAGGAATATTATAACTAGCAACTATCATTATCTTCTGAAAACTGGTAGTGTATCACTTTTGTGGTAAATGATGATCTATATGTTTGAAAATAGAGCTGCATTCATCATGCATAGAGACTATATCTGTGAccaaatatatatttatttattatacAACTGTAGCAGAAACAATATCCACATGAATCAAATCTGATTAATCTGCGTCATTTAAATGTCCCCACTGAGTAAGGAAATATAAATCTATTgttccctttccttttcttccatTATAAGGGAACTGGGCTTTTGGAGCTGCAGTAGTTTGAAGTATCGAGGTTGGATTCTTATATTTCTAGTTCTTGCTTATGATTTTATTTACTCCATGTTGATGTGAACAGGGTCCAACTATAAGTCCTGTATACTGTAGACGTGATGGCAAAGTTGACGTGGAATACTATGCTATTAATGTGGTTGTTCCACAAAAGTTGCTTTACAAGTCTATCCAACAACTGAGATCTGTAAGACTGTTGCCTCATCCTTTCTTTTGTTTGAAAACTCAAATTCCTAATCTAtcctaagggtgcgtttggcagagctcctagaGCTGATTCTCTTGCTGATTAGGAACTCTGCCAAACattttttcagagagaagtgattctctgctgaaatgaactaagagactgggagctgaaaaaaatagtttctcctgattctgtgaagtgattctccatcctgattttaagagtttatgctagggaatcaaagagaatcactttcagccacagaatcacttctctcagagaatcagctcctatagagaatcaaaatcagatagagctctaccaaacagaccctaagtaAATTTCGAATGTAATTCTCCTGAAGCAATGTTCGAAGATGATTATTCTCCACTAACTATCCCAAGTAAATTTCGAATGTAATTCTCCTGAAGCAATGTCTTTCTGGCATTGCATTTGAGTTTTAGGATTTGAGATCAGGTTTATGCTTCGTTTGAAGCAGTTGAAGGCACAGTACTTTTCCTCCACTCTAATGAGATTAAAAAAAagcttttattgctttcttcTGCACATAGCACAGTGAACCGTTGGAGCTCTTACCAGAACTTCTTAGAACCTATGTCATGCTATATATAATTATCTTTTCTGAACCTGTATGGTTGTTGATGTTAATGACACAAGCAATACTAATATCTGGTTTTTGGAACTGCAGATTGGTGGCAGTGGAGTCTTAGTAACAAAGCTGACCTACATATTCGATGAGGAGACGCCAAGGTGGCGCAATCTCCTTTCAGAGCTGGGGTTGTAACTTAGCGCACCGTCAGCTTCTGGTCCCTTACAACGTTCTCTGTTGTGCACTGCACTATTTAGTCCTTACTGAAGCATGTAAACAACCCATATACAGAAGTGAGCTACCGTGTGAAATATCTGTCACTGTCAGTGTACCTCTTCGGGAAATTTTGGTCTGTACCGTCGTGCATTGTGGCGCAGCTGTTTATACACCAGGCATCTGTTGGACCGTCCGTGTTCCCACCGATGTATTCATAGCGGGTGTTCGTGTATTTGTTGTGTGGTTGTGACTTTGCTCGCTGTGACGTCGAACAATCGGCCATATCATGTTTAAAATAAGGAAAGCTGGTAAGGTTCGTCACCTTCTTGACCCTCTTGCGTAAGTCTCGTGCTCTGCTGTATTTATTGTCTGAACTTTGATGCATTCCTAGATCACAAGAAGTATTCTCACTGACCACAATAGGTTGACATGGGGAAGCCCTAAGACTTAGAGTAGCGAAGCCACAACTCACAAGTTTTACAAGGAGTTCGTACTTCAATACTGGAGAAACAAACCATAGCAAAGGTTAACTCCAACAGACACACAACCAAACTGATACGCTGCTGACTCTAACACCTACTACAAGTGCACAGACAGCACAGTGGAGTCTGATCATCAGCACCAGAAGTAGTAGCTCTGCCCCCCTCTCTTCCACATAGCCAGAAGAGAAACTCTGCTATCGCTCGTACCTTGATAGCTTCATCTTCCTTTTCAACCTTCCGAAGGAGGCGCTCATCAACCTCAATTTCATCCTGCCTGCACAGCTACCGTCTCACCCTCACGCATGATGTTATTTATCTACATGTAGCCACGCAGTAGTTTACCTTTCTGCAAAAAACAATCCATCCCTAACCCCTCTAGTAGTTTTACATGATGCATGGTTGCACAAATTATCACTCTTAAGACCCACAGAATACAAGCAGGAACAAGAGAGAAACGCATGGACACAATGCGAAGTTCATCTTCTCTTTTGTGAATGCAGCCAAACTTTGCCGCCACTAAATCAAATGTTCTAGTTGCAACTGTATCGAGCCTGATAGGCCAATTGACGACTGCAAATGTTGTACAGACATACAAAGCCGGTTAATCAGTTTCCATGTGTCTGGCAACTACTCCTAAAGCTTGCAGAGCTGTTGCTCTGTCAGACAAAGGCAGGAGGAAATCAGATGTAATCAGAATAGGTCACCCTCAATCATTCTTTTCCTCAAGATCACCTTCCAAAAAACCAGACTTGCCTGATGAACAACCATCGATCTCCATTGACCTCAAGAAGTTGAAGTAGGCATACTTGATGTCAAAATGCATGTCGTACCAGTAGTTCACAGCAATGGTGAGCCCGTTCGGCCCTGGGCTCTGGCTGACATGGTGGAACCACATGCTTGGCAGGTAGAGCATCTCGCCGGCGCGGACCGTGCACCGAATCGGCGCCGGCCCGTCGGAGTAGAGAGGGAACGACGACGCCTGAGCGTCCAACTCCTCCGGCGACGCCGGGCACGGGTCTACGCTGCTCCACGGCACGATCCTCTCGGGCTCGTCCAGCTCCAGCTTAAGCCTCATCTGATGCTCCCCTCCTGCGTCCTTCTCCTCGGCGACGTAGTGGGCGGCGGGGTAGTCGCGCACGTAGAGGCGGTGGTGCTCGGTGGGGGGCAGCAGCAGGAAGTGCTTCTCGCCGGAGACGACGGCGTAGATGTTGTCGTAGTGGTCCTTGTGGAAGGAGGTGACGGAGTGGGCGTTGCCGATCCAGAGGTTGACGGCCTCGGGGAGGCAGCCGAGCGCCTCGCTGGCCCAGGGCACGTGCGCGTCCAcgtcgccggccaccgccgcgtaCTCCCCCCGGAGGCAGTCGTCCTGCTGCTGCGCGTACGCGACCAggccggcggccgggtcggATCCTCTGATGAGCCGGACCGCGGCGGGGAAGTCGACGCGGCGGACGTGCGCG from Setaria italica strain Yugu1 chromosome II, Setaria_italica_v2.0, whole genome shotgun sequence encodes the following:
- the LOC101786912 gene encoding jmjC domain-containing protein 7 → MERAVRELWAESRDLLGLGSPSPDDTAAKASAVPRADLPPTPLAFLRDHVSPGRPLIVSAAATRHWPAASLWPTASYLTDALRSTTVSLHLTPDGRADALAPHPGRHESSSKCFASAHVRRVDFPAAVRLIRGSDPAAGLVAYAQQQDDCLRGEYAAVAGDVDAHVPWASEALGCLPEAVNLWIGNAHSVTSFHKDHYDNIYAVVSGEKHFLLLPPTEHHRLYVRDYPAAHYVAEEKDAGGEHQMRLKLELDEPERIVPWSSVDPCPASPEELDAQASSFPLYSDGPAPIRCTVRAGEMLYLPSMWFHHVSQSPGPNGLTIAVNYWYDMHFDIKYAYFNFLRSMEIDGCSSGKSGFLEGDLEEKND
- the LOC101786519 gene encoding ATP phosphoribosyltransferase, chloroplastic encodes the protein MPAMLAAQFTGIPLSQSPAPQPSFRLGLRPWPAVRARSLAPRAAASTTAVSAKPAAAVVPPVADRTVVRIGLPSKGRMAEQTLNLLKSCQLLVRQLNPRQYTADIPLIPNLEVWFQRPKDIVRKLQSGDLDLGIVGFDIVSEYGKGNEDLVVVHDALEFGHCRLSLAVPKEGIFENINTLEDLLNMPEWTEERPLRVVTGFGYLGDKFLREKGFKHVRFLSADGALESYPPMGMADAIVDLVSSGTTLRENNLKEVEGGVVVESQATLVASRKSLHKRKGVLEITHELLERLEAHLRATAELMVTANMRGNSAEEVAERVLSQTSICGLQGPTISPVYCRRDGKVDVEYYAINVVVPQKLLYKSIQQLRSIGGSGVLVTKLTYIFDEETPRWRNLLSELGL